The Desulfopila inferna region GTAGATGGTATTCATCTCAACGGATTCGGGAACTTCATCCTGGAATCCCAGCAGCGAGAAAGCTACACGCTCTTCCTTAAGATGCTCGTTGTGTATTTTGGCTTCATTTGTGAAAACGAAGGTAACTCCCATTACCGTCGCTGCCAGAATGCAGGACAGCGTCAAACGGAAGACTATGGTGAGCATTTCTTTCATTTCTCACCTCCCTGCGGCAGAGCAAATCGTTTTTGTTTAAACCAGCCGTCCAGCACCGTGGACAGGGGATTCATGAGAAGGATGGCATAACAGATCCCTTCGGGGTATCCGCCTTTCAATCTGATAAGCACGGTCAAAGCGCCGATACCGACACCGAAGACAATCTGCGATATCTTGTTTGAAGGACTGGTGACATAATCGGTGGCCATAAAGAAGGCACCGAGAAGGGCACCGCCTGAAAGTACGGCCAGCAGAGGATCGCCGGCAAAGTATCCTTCTCCCCCGAAAATCCAGGTCAGTACGGCTATGGAGCCCAGCAGGGAAACAGGAATATGCCAGGTTATATATCTTTTATAGAGCAGGAAAAGTCCGCCAAGCAGCATCAGGAAACCTGAGGTCTCCCCGATGGAGCCAGGTCTCCAGCCCAGGAAAAAGCTGGTATAGAGACTTGCACCTTCACCGAATCGTTCGTTGAAAGCCGCCATACCCTGCTCTTTCATTACCGCCAGCGGCGTCGCCGTGGAGACGGCGTCTATGGAAACGCCGAGATAGGAGAAAATGGCTCCGGGTTCGATCGGCGGCAACCAGGCCGAGGTCATGGCTACGGGAAAAGAGGCCAACAGAAATGCTCGTCCCAGCAGTGCCGGATTAAAGAAGTTGTACCCCAGCCCTCCAAGGATGTGCTTGCCGATATAGATTGCGAATATGGCGGCAAGAACCGGCAGAAAAGCGGAGACACCAGGAGGTATGACAAAGGCTATAAGCATGCCGGTAAGGGCTGCGCTGCCATCCCTGACGGTCACCTTTCTCCCCAGGGCTTTCTGGCTCACAGCTTCAACCGCCATGCAACTGGCCACTGAGACAGCGGTGATGAATAACACCTGAATACCAAAGACAAATACCGAGAGGATCAGCGGCGGTACCAGACAGCCCACCACAGTCCACATGATTTTTTCAACCGACTCATCGCTCTTGATATGCGGGGAAATGGAAACTTTCCATAACCCCTGCTGAGCAGATGGCAGGTTACCTTGCTGTTCGATCACGTTTCACCTTCCTACCTTAAAGACAGTCCCTTAAAAATTTATCTGCAAAATTCGCATATCGGCCTGGTAACACCCTGCAATGGAGCAGCCGACTTTTCCTATTTCCTTTTGGCCTTCATCTTTGCCAGTCGGACAAATTGCACCAGAGGTCGCTTGGCCGGGCAGACATAGGCACACGATCCGCATTCAAAACATTCGAACACTCCGAATCGCTCCGTTTCTTCCGCATGATTTGCCTCGACAAAAAGACCGATTTCTTTGGGTTCCAGCCCCATCGGACAGGCCTCGAGACACCAACCGCAGCGGATACATTGAGAATGTGGAGCTGTATCTATTTCATCCTCGGAGAGAAAAAGTACTGAAGAGGTCGTCTTGGTGATGGGAATGTCGAGGCTTGAAACGGCAAAACCCATCATCGGGCCGCCCAGGACGATCTTTTTCAGCTCTGGCTTAATACCGCCCAGATAATCGACTATGTCGGAGATCCTGGTTCCCATCTTAACCAACAGATTAGCCGGTCGCTGTATCCCTTTACCGGAAACTGTTATTACTTTCTCATAAAGCGGTTTTTCCAGAACAACGGCGTCATAGATTGCTTTGGCGGTGGAGACATTTTGCACAACAACCCCTACTGCCGAGGGCAAGGCGTATCCTGGAACCTTGCGGCCGGTTACTGCCTGTATAAGCTGCTTTTCAGATCCCTGGGGATATTTGACCTGCAGCGCTCTTACCTCAATCTTGAAATCGCTTTCAGCGGTATTTGCGGCAGTCTCACTCAGAGCCTGAAAGGCATTAGGTTTGTTGCTTTCGACGCCTATCAGGCAGTTGCTGATACCCAGGATACGCAAAATGACCTTACATCCCTCGATGATTTCAGCACTATGTTCAACCATCTGTCTGTGATCCGCCGTAATATAGGGCTCACACTCCGCCGCGTTGACCACCAGAGTATCCACCGGACTATTGCTGGGAGGAGAGAGCTTGACATGCGTCGGAAAGCCCGCCCCACCGATGCCGATGACCCCGGCATCCTTGAGCTTTCCCAGCAGTTCTTTGGGGTCGATATCGCGCCATTCCTTTTTTTCATAGTGAAGCGGGGCAGCTTCGGGATTCACGGTGATGGTGATTGATGGGGCATTGAGTTTCAGCGGATGAACTGAAGATGAAATAGCCTTGATCTTGCCCGCTGCCGGTGAATGCAGGGGCACGCCCAAGCCCTTGACAACATCGCCGATAACAGCGCCCTCTCCAACCTCCGCCTTTTTTTCGACGGTGGGTTTACAGGGAGCACCGATATGCTGGCTCAGAATGATTTCCAGCTCGGCTGGAACAGGCATGACCTCGATCTTCTTAGCCGCGGTCAGCTCCTTTGATTCCGGTGGATGTATTCCACCCTTTGGAAATGTCAATAATGTGGTCATAGTACGAACATTGCTCAGTAAATAATAAGCACATCCTGCCCTTTTGCCGGATGCGCCCGAGGGCACAGGTTCAACTCAACTTTCCCGAATCGATCTGCAATTTTATAATTTTTTCAAACATTTCTGTCCTGCCTGGAATGGTTGAGCGGAACAGGGATAGCAGTTACTCAATACCAGCAAAATTTTTCATAAACTGAATTCTCTGCAGTCCAGATGAATCATTGTCATCCTGGTAGCTTAGCATTCCACGAAAGTCATTGATGGTATTGAAGGTTTTTCGATCCATCCACTCTTCGAGTCCCTTCAGGATTTCGGTAATATGCGGCGCACCGTTAGTATAAATGCTCGACACAACCTGAACGGCCTTTGCCCCAGCCAGCAGCTGCTTGATAAGCCCTGCACTGTCGTGCACCCCGGTGGAAGCGGCAAAATCCTGCCCGACCCTGTTGGACAGCAAGGCTATCCAGCGAAGAGGCGTAGCCAGTTCTTCAGGGGTTGAAAAGACAGGAGCTGAGCGAACTGTGAGATTTTCAATATCAAAATCGGGTCGATAGTAGCGGTTGAAAAGCACAAACCCGGCCACCTTGCCAGTCCAGCTGAGGCGTGCAACCAAATTCGCCAGCGAAGAGGAATATCTGCTCATTTTCAAGGCGATGGGGATAGAAATTAGTGCTGCCACCTTCTCGAGGACATCAAAATAGACCTTTTCGTACTCCACGCTTCTCTTGTGCGACTGACTGGGCAACAGGGAGATATTGATCTCCAATGCATCGGCCCCGGCGTTCTCCACCGATTTGGCGAAGGATACCCATTCACTGTCGGAGACACAGTTTATTGAAGCAATGATGGGAATTTGAGTTTTCTGTTTGGCCCCGCTGAGAAGATCCAGATAAGCTGAAACAGCGTTGTCTCTGGTATATCCCTTCACATAATCAAAGGCTTCAGGATAGTCGGTGTTATAGCTTTCAATATTCTGATGGAGTTCCGCCAGAATCTGTTCTTCAAAAAGCGATTTCAAGACAATTGCGCCGGCATTGTTATCGGCCAGTTCGCTAATTTTATCAACGGAACCGGTAAGCCCACAACTACCTACGATAAGAGGATTTTTCAAACGCAATCCGAGATAATTCGTTGACAGATCTTTCATATCTTCTCTTCAAGTATAGTATTAGCAGGCGATAAGTACGCCGGGTTAAATACAGACCACCACAATAGCCATCAGAAACTTGTGCGATTTGTGCTCAATGTGCCAAAGAAACAACAACAAAAGCAAATTTGTAAGCTGGCATTTTTACCAAAAAACATCCCCCAAGACAAGTTTTTTCGCATACCAATAGCTTACAAGTTATTCACATATTTGAAATGACTCATCAAATATTTTTAATTTGGATTTTTTTCTTTGATAATCTCTACTTGTTCAAAGAGAGACTAGAGAATGCTGCATAGCTCTTTTTGCACAGAAAAGTTGGTCACAGCTTGACTTCCTATAGACTCAGCAGGCTAAACGGTTGTTGAGCCGGCAATATAGTAGCGGAAAACGACAACTTCAATACAAAACGTCAAGCCTCGCCGCATTTCTGTTGGCCTGCTGGCCATTGGAAGCGATCCTTTCGTCCTGATCGGAGAACCCTTAGAAAAGATTAAGATCAACGGCCGATTTCTTATTTCTTTTTCCATTTTCCTTGATATTGTATTTGCGTATTCACCATTATCACAATCGGGAGCCTGAAGGGATCTTCAATGAAATTATCACATTATTTTAAAGGATAATCTCATAAAATGTCGGCGCGTACTCTCAGGTGGCCAGAGAAAAAGACCGATACAGCTCCTAGGAGTGCGTCGGAGAATTGCAATTTTTCCTCAGATTAAGACGTTTTTAGGAAATCAAGCACAGCCATATACTTATTATCGGAGTCTTCGCTTACCTGCGAGCATTGATTTTCTAAAGACCAGCTGCGCGGG contains the following coding sequences:
- a CDS encoding RnfABCDGE type electron transport complex subunit D, whose product is MIEQQGNLPSAQQGLWKVSISPHIKSDESVEKIMWTVVGCLVPPLILSVFVFGIQVLFITAVSVASCMAVEAVSQKALGRKVTVRDGSAALTGMLIAFVIPPGVSAFLPVLAAIFAIYIGKHILGGLGYNFFNPALLGRAFLLASFPVAMTSAWLPPIEPGAIFSYLGVSIDAVSTATPLAVMKEQGMAAFNERFGEGASLYTSFFLGWRPGSIGETSGFLMLLGGLFLLYKRYITWHIPVSLLGSIAVLTWIFGGEGYFAGDPLLAVLSGGALLGAFFMATDYVTSPSNKISQIVFGVGIGALTVLIRLKGGYPEGICYAILLMNPLSTVLDGWFKQKRFALPQGGEK
- the rsxC gene encoding electron transport complex subunit RsxC codes for the protein MTTLLTFPKGGIHPPESKELTAAKKIEVMPVPAELEIILSQHIGAPCKPTVEKKAEVGEGAVIGDVVKGLGVPLHSPAAGKIKAISSSVHPLKLNAPSITITVNPEAAPLHYEKKEWRDIDPKELLGKLKDAGVIGIGGAGFPTHVKLSPPSNSPVDTLVVNAAECEPYITADHRQMVEHSAEIIEGCKVILRILGISNCLIGVESNKPNAFQALSETAANTAESDFKIEVRALQVKYPQGSEKQLIQAVTGRKVPGYALPSAVGVVVQNVSTAKAIYDAVVLEKPLYEKVITVSGKGIQRPANLLVKMGTRISDIVDYLGGIKPELKKIVLGGPMMGFAVSSLDIPITKTTSSVLFLSEDEIDTAPHSQCIRCGWCLEACPMGLEPKEIGLFVEANHAEETERFGVFECFECGSCAYVCPAKRPLVQFVRLAKMKAKRK
- a CDS encoding dihydroorotate dehydrogenase-like protein; protein product: MKDLSTNYLGLRLKNPLIVGSCGLTGSVDKISELADNNAGAIVLKSLFEEQILAELHQNIESYNTDYPEAFDYVKGYTRDNAVSAYLDLLSGAKQKTQIPIIASINCVSDSEWVSFAKSVENAGADALEINISLLPSQSHKRSVEYEKVYFDVLEKVAALISIPIALKMSRYSSSLANLVARLSWTGKVAGFVLFNRYYRPDFDIENLTVRSAPVFSTPEELATPLRWIALLSNRVGQDFAASTGVHDSAGLIKQLLAGAKAVQVVSSIYTNGAPHITEILKGLEEWMDRKTFNTINDFRGMLSYQDDNDSSGLQRIQFMKNFAGIE